In Archocentrus centrarchus isolate MPI-CPG fArcCen1 chromosome 16, fArcCen1, whole genome shotgun sequence, a single window of DNA contains:
- the tex10 gene encoding testis-expressed protein 10 homolog produces the protein MKAKKKKRQDDFQKVKLKVGKKKPRADNATNTNFRSKGIFLPEQLKRETSGPTTHRQLGINDLLSQLHHYNANVKHSALLGLKELLSISPSLLEQHLSRLLSEVAAVLTDKDHNVRVAATRVLRFIAQCVPAERVAPFFPLLSAHLSCAMTHIEAGIQEDSMNVLDVFLEHYPALLAARPAVLLTNFLEMISHRQNSGGAKKAQDSKTRTWALSINPDRAMTSQQWRLSVLLRLGRFLQAVVEERPMEESDMSVPNEGVFGSSGEGRLTPLHLSWEELMYGKIGVKLYEHSGAKPTQRSTFKLRPEQDSGAAVSEGLDTAETVQRFAATLVPLLLEVWVEASTNDGPWNNTEGAHLLTPDATSVMFQVLSILQLLRKLAPQRENQDALDAWFRKEYLGDFKQHFIRNFPYGTRDTPKHKKKVDLKRSKQMATLPGLTVDPLALNITLCQVMVSLSQKQGVGRETDGDWLTSLRTFVRDTLGSGVKLSYRQLQMLLGTVWKMVLTQRSKTVTEDLLAAVYIYYKQRNLPLQTRSLLLSFYSRLYLQEQEHAHLSRSKVLSRWLASLPVQLSQLGHRNPTLSAQLILSIQAAASRGNKDLLYSLQTHACTLYDPQEGVVVLLPAESQQRMVQLLYFLPKMSQPLLASLSSCCTAGRISASLAASLIRIIHLRSPLSSWTVGSQEAALQDVDYFSFLFSTLIGFSSEQLASLQEAEDEGALPPSSLSPLSLYPTPLEQFTHHWDVVEEVCHCLETLGSKSQCFDILQTGICKYLIKLGVVPDSMAAGLLRAVSRLLDLSILPLEPVLRFLSQCCLSLLGLLVSVQQEAATETNHKREAIWGACVTALGSIPRLLRVVLQLLRVSDLNEEELPQLGQILSMLLQHTPLHSQLLANAALLQEIIQHLTRFSRGTTREQWLTDLLYCYSVTVAHGSSAHRGNLGLRDMY, from the exons ATGAAggccaaaaagaagaagaggcagGATGACTTCCAGAAGGTGAAGCTAAAAGTGGGAAAGAAGAAGCCCAGAGCTGATAACGCCACCAACACCAACTTTCGGTCCAAGGGGATCTTTCTACCTGAGCAGCTGAAGCGAGAAACGAGTGGCCCCacaacacacagacagctgGGTATTAAT GACCTCCTGTCTCAGCTGCACCATTACAATGCCAATGTGAAACACAGTGCCTTGTTGGGTTTGAAAGAGTTGCTGTCCATCAGTCCGTCTTTGTTGGAGCAGCATCTCTCACGCTTGCTTTCTGAAGTGGCAGCTGTTTTAACAGACAAGGATCACAATGTCCGTGTGGCAGCTACACGTGTGCTCAG GTTCATTGCACAGTGTGTGCCTGCAGAACGCGTGGCTCCATTTTTCCCCCTCCTCAGTGCTCACTTGTCTTGTGCCATGACCCACATCGAGGCAGGAATCCAGGAGGATTCTATGAATGTCCTCGACGTGTTCCTGGAGCACTACCCTGCTCTTTTAGCAGCGCGGCCTGCAGTACTCCTCACTAACTTCCTAGAGATGATCTCTCACAGACAGAACAGCGGAGGAGCCAAAAAAGCTCAAGACTCCAAGACACGGACCTGGGCACTGTCGATCAACCCTGACAGGGCTATGACGAGTCAGCAGTGGCGGCTCTCTGTGCTTTTGAG ACTTGGGCGCTTTCTCCAGGCAGTTGTTGAGGAAAGACCAATGGAGGAAAGCGATATGTCTGTCCCAAATGAAGGAGTTTTTGGTTCCAGTGGAGAGGGCCGGCTTACACCTCTTCATCTCAGCTGGGAAGAGCTAATGTATGGCAAGATCGGAGTTAAACTTTATGAACATTCTGGGGCCAAACCAACTCAACGCTCTACGTTTAAACTCAG ACCTGAGCAAGATTCAGGAGCTGCGGTAAGCGAGGGTCTAGACACAGCTGAGACTGTTCAGAGGTTTGCAGCTACACTCGTGCCTCTGCTGCTGGAAGTGTGGGTAGAGGCCAGCACCAATGATGGCCCTTGGAATAACACAGAGGGAGCCCACCTGCTTACTCCAGATGCCACGTCAGTAATGTTCCAGGTCTTGTCTATTCTGCAGCTGCTGAGAAAACTTGCCCCACAGCGGGAGAACCAGGATGCATTG GATGCATGGTTCCGTAAAGAATACCTGGGAGATTTTAAGCAGCACTTCATTAGAAACTTTCCCTATGGCACTCGGGACACACccaaacataaaaagaaagttGATCTCAAAAG GAGTAAACAGATGGCAACCCTTCCTGGTCTGACTGTGGATCCTCTTGCCCTCAACATCACACTTTGCCAGGTGATGGTGTCCCTTAGCCAGAAGCAGGGTGTTGGCCGAGAGACAGACGGAGACTGGCTGACATCACTGAGGACGTTTGTCCGAGACACTCTGGGGAGTGGAGTGAAGCTGAGCTACAGGCAGCTGCAAATGCTGCTGGGTACCGTGTGGAAGATGGTGCTCACACAGAGAAGCAAAA CAGTGACAGAGGACCTGTTGGCAGCAGTGTACATCTACTACAAGCAGAGAAACCTCCCTCTACAGACACGCTCTCTGCTGCTATCATTCTACAGCAGGCTCTACCTGCAGGAGCAAGAACATGCACACCTATCCAG GAGCAAGGTGTTGTCTCGTTGGTTGGCATCTCTTCCTGTGCAGTTGTCCCAGCTGGGTCACCGTAACCCTACACTGTCTGCACAGCTCATCCTTTCCATCCAGGCGGCTGCTTCTCGAGGCAACAAAGACCTGCTCTACAGTCTGCAGACACATGCCTGCACACTGTATG ATCCACAGGAAGGGGTCGTGGTGCTCTTACCAGCGGAGTCCCAGCAGCGAATGGTGCAGCTGCTCTACTTCCTCCCCAAGATGTCCCAGCCTCTTCTGGCCAGTCTGAGCAGCTGCTGCACTGCTGGACGAATCTCTGCCAGCCTCGCAGCCTCTCTGATTCGTATCATACATCTTAG GTCCCCTCTGAGTAGCTGGACAGTTGGGAGCCAGGAAGCAGCATTGCAGGACGTGGACTatttcagcttcctgttctcCACCCTCATAGGCTTCTCGTCCGAACAGCTCGCCTCACTGCAGGAGGCCGAGGACGAAGGCGCCCTGcctccctcctctctttctcctctcagcctctaCCCCACCCCGCTGGAGCAGTTCACACACCACTGGGATGTTGTTGAG GAAGTGTGTCACTGTCTGGAAACTCTGGGTTCAAAGTCTCAGTGCTTTGACATCTTACAAACTGGCATTTGCAAGTACCTG ATCAAGTTGGGGGTGGTTCCTGACAGTATGGCGGCCGGGCTGCTGAGAGCTGTATCCAGATTACTGGATCTGTCCATCCTGCCACTTGAGCCCGTGCTGCGCTTTTTGTCCCAGTGCTGCCTCAGCCTTCTTGGGTTGCTCGTCAGTGTGCAGCAAGAAGCAGCTACTGAAACCAACCATAAAAG GGAAGCAATTTGGGGTGCTTGTGTGACAGCACTGGGCAGCATTCCTCGCCTACTGCGGGTAGTTCTGCAATTGTTGCGCGTAAGCGATTTGAACGAGGAGGAGCTGCCGCAGCTCGGACAGATCCTCTCGATGCTGCTGCAGCACACGCCGCTCCATAGCCAGCTGCTGGCCAACGCTGCTCTGCTGCAAGAAATCATACAGCACCTCACG aggttCTCCCGGGGTACAACCAGGGAGCAGTGGCTGACAGACTTGCTCTACTGTTACAGTGTCACTGTGGCTCATGGCTCGTCCGCTCACCGTGGAAATCTGGGCCTTCGAGACATGTACTAA